The Podarcis muralis chromosome 10, rPodMur119.hap1.1, whole genome shotgun sequence genome includes a region encoding these proteins:
- the MICALL1 gene encoding MICAL-like protein 1 isoform X1, with protein sequence MSGPRSALQAWCRRQCEGYPGVEIRDLSSSFRDGLAFCAILHRNRPDLLDFNSLSKDNVYENNRLAFEVAEQELGIPALLDPSDMVSMKVPDCLSIMTYVSQYYNHFNNPNQARVLPPMKHPAVASSPTLPAHKPVPASETTSEPKDEDAAGLAEQSQRTTLSSTCAACQQHVHLVQRYLADGKLYHRQCFRCKECSSTLLPGSYKPGPELGTFVCTQHRGKLGLSGRMERRPSPDLQHAGESGEAGIVSTGAEEENGILEEHPSAAEEIGKTGERVADGVESEMPLAQPKNETLAPAPGSETCSQTPPKPPVPAKPPLLMQEKASLQHGQLKEARPKPAPRKSTDTAAALSPPSSQPVPKPRANVQSEGSSEPGTGLANGRPPEPCPPVPKPRGRPTSSERTGECPRPKDPPWIALVQGEPKRKLAPPPPPPGSRKESPSRVSEEAEGGEGKAQGREGRPAPEEPKPYNPFEEDEEEQQEEEEEGVVAQQSTPKQEQSEGEPTSKGAHPWYGITPTSSPKTKKRPAPRAPNASPLAHHPISRLSRSEPSSSTPSPALSLESIASECLAKGADDLDETSVPKSSSEPAVHVPAATSIVSSSAPPLPRLSSSGEECPTALPGSSANSSFSSSSDLAGDGSEAQGGHSQTARTSSSGNLKTSPGGASPKPSAGAIPTPILLASELSGAAARSSPSPKAQPKSSCKENPFNRKPSPVTSPSIKKTPRGPKPARPPAPGHGFPLIKRKVQSDQYVPVEDIYGEMDSIEQQLDELEHRGVELERKLRSMENNADIPEDGLLVDWFKLIHEKHMLVRRESELIYIFKQQNLEQRQADVEYELRCLLNKPEKDWTDEDRVREKVLMQELVTIIEQRNAIVNCLDEDRQREEEEDKMLEAMIKKKEFHKETEAESKKRGKFKPMKVLKLLGNKHESKSKSPKEKS encoded by the exons ATGTCGGGGCCCCGCAGCGCCTTGCAGGCCTGGTGCCGCCGCCAGTGCGAGGGCTACCCGGGCGTGGAGATCCGAGACCTCAGCAGCTCCTTCCGGGACGGCCTGGCCTTTTGCGCCATCCTCCATAGGAACCGGCCTGATTTGCT GGACTTTAATTCGCTTTCCAAGGACAATGTATACGAGAACAACCGCTTG GCCTTTGAGGTGGCTGAGCAAGAGCTGGGGATCCCTGCCCTGCTGGATCCCAGTGACATGGTCTCCATGAAGGTCCCCGACTGCCTCAGCATCATGACCTACGTCTCTCAGTATTACAACCATTTCAACAACCCCAACCAAG CCAGAGTCCTCCCGCCTATGAAGCACCCTGCAGTTGCCTCCTCACCTACTCTGCCAGCACACAAACCTGTGCCTGCCTCCGAGACCACATCAGAACCCAAG GATGAGGATGCTGCAGGCCTGGCGGAGCAGTCCCAGCGAACCACCCTGAGCAGCACTTGCGCAGCTTGCCAACAACACGTCCACTTGGTCCAGCGCTACCTGGCTGATGGCAAGCTGTACCACCGCCAGTGCTTCAG GTGTAAGGAATGCTCCAGCACTCTCCTCCCCGGTTCTTACAAGCCTGGACCTGAACTGGGCACGTTTGTGTGCACCCAGCATCGTGGCAAGTTGGGCCTGAGCGGGAGGATGGAGCGCAGACCAAGCCCAGATCTTCAGCACGCAGGGGAAAGCGGAGAGGCTGGGATAGTGAGCACTGGTGCGGAGGAAGAGAACGGAATACTGGAGGAGCACCCATCCGCCGCGGAAGAGATAGGCAAAACGGGGGAGAGGGTAGCTGATGGAGTGGAGAGCGAGATGCCTCTTGCGCAGCCAAAGAACGAAACACTCGCCCCTGCTCCCGGATCTGAAACCTGCTCCCAAACACCCCCCAAACCTCCTGTGCCAGCAAAGCCACCTCTGCTCATGCAAGAGAAGGCTAGCCTGCAACATGGGCAGCTCAAGGAAGCTCGGCCCAAGCCTGCCCCCAGGAAGAGCACAGACACAGCAGCTGCCCTGTCACCGCCAAGCTCCCAGCCTGTTCCGAAGCCCAGAGCCAACGTGCAAAGCGAGGGATCCAGTGAGCCTGGCACTGGACTGGCCAATG GTAGGCCTCCTGAGCCCTGTCCTCCTGTTCCGAAGCCCAGAGGCAGACCCACGTCCTCCGAGCG AACTGGGGAATGCCCGCGGCCCAAAGACCCTCCGTGGATTGCATTGGTCCAGGGAGAGCCCAAGAGGAAGctggcccctccccctcccccgccaggTAGTCGCAAGGAGAGCCCCTCCAGGGTTTCGGAGGAGGCTGAAGGCGGAGAAGGGAAAGCACAAGGCAGGGAAGGCAGGCCCGCTCCGGAGGAGCCCAAGCCGTATAACCCCtttgaggaggatgaggaagagcagcaggaggaggaagaggagggagtcGTCGCGCAACAGAGCACACCAAAGCAAGAGCAGAGTGAGGGCGAGCCCACCTCCAAGGGGGCTCACCCCTGGTACGGCATCACCCCCACCAGCAGCCCCAAGACCAAGAAGCGGCCAGCTCCAAGGGCCCCCAACGCATCCCCTCTTG CTCACCACCCCATCTCCCGACTCTCCCGCTCGGAGCCGTCTTCCTCCACCCCCTCGCCCGCCCTGAGCCTGGAGAGCATCGCATCTGAGTGTTTGGCCAAGGGCGCGGACGACTTGGACGAGACCTCCGTGCCCAAGAGCTCCTCGGAGCCCGCAGTCCACGTCCCGGCCGCCACTTCCATCGTCTCCTCCTCAGCCCCGCCGCTTCCCCGCCTCTCCTCCTCTGGTGAGGAGTGTCCCACGGCCCTCCCCGGCAGCTCGGCCAACTCCTCCTTTTCGTCCTCCAGCGATTTGGCTGGCGATGGCAGTGAGGCACAAGGGGGACATTCACAGACTGCCCGAACCTCCTCATCTGGGAACTTGAAAACCTCTCCTGGGGGAGCCTCCCCCAAGCCTTCGGCTGGGGCCATTCCCACGCCTATCCTCTTGGCCTCGGAGCTGAGTGGTGCGGCTGCCAGGAGCTCTCCATCACCCAAAGCACAGCCAAAG TCATCCTGCAAAGAGAATCCCTTCAACCGGAAGCCGTCGCCTGTCACATCCCCCTCCATTAAGAAGACTCCAAGGGGACCCAAGCCAGCAAGGCCTCCTGCTCCAGGACATGGCTTCCCGCTAATTAAACGGAAG GTTCAGTCAGACCAGTACGTTCCAGTGGAGGACATCTATGGCGAGATGGACAGCATTGAGCAACAGCTGGATGAGCTGGAGCATCGAGGGGTTGAGCTGGAAAGGAAGCTTCGCAGCATGGAAAATAATG CAGATATTCCTGAAGATGGCCTGCTGGTTGACTGGTTCAAGCTCATCCACGAGAAGCACATGCTGGTGCGCCGGGAGTCTGAACTCATCTATAT cTTTAAGCAGCAGAACTTGGAGCAGCGTCAGGCTGACGTGGAGTATGAGCTGCGATGCCTCCTCAACAAACCTG AGAAAGACTGGACAGATGAGGACCGTGTGAGGGAGAAGGTGCTGATGCAAGAACTGGTGACCATTATTGAGCAGCGGAACGCCATTGTCAATTGCTTGGACGAGGACCGGCAAAG ggaagaagaagaggacaaAATGCTGGAAGCCATGATTAAAAAGAAAG AATTTCATAAGGAGACCGAAGCCGAGAGCAAGAAGAGAGGGAAATTCAAGCCCATGAAAGTGTTGAAACTGCTTGGGAACAAACATGAGTCAAAGAGCAAGTCGCCCAAGGAGAAAAGCTAA
- the MICALL1 gene encoding MICAL-like protein 1 isoform X3, with amino-acid sequence MVSMKVPDCLSIMTYVSQYYNHFNNPNQARVLPPMKHPAVASSPTLPAHKPVPASETTSEPKDEDAAGLAEQSQRTTLSSTCAACQQHVHLVQRYLADGKLYHRQCFRCKECSSTLLPGSYKPGPELGTFVCTQHRGKLGLSGRMERRPSPDLQHAGESGEAGIVSTGAEEENGILEEHPSAAEEIGKTGERVADGVESEMPLAQPKNETLAPAPGSETCSQTPPKPPVPAKPPLLMQEKASLQHGQLKEARPKPAPRKSTDTAAALSPPSSQPVPKPRANVQSEGSSEPGTGLANGRPPEPCPPVPKPRGRPTSSERTGECPRPKDPPWIALVQGEPKRKLAPPPPPPGSRKESPSRVSEEAEGGEGKAQGREGRPAPEEPKPYNPFEEDEEEQQEEEEEGVVAQQSTPKQEQSEGEPTSKGAHPWYGITPTSSPKTKKRPAPRAPNASPLAHHPISRLSRSEPSSSTPSPALSLESIASECLAKGADDLDETSVPKSSSEPAVHVPAATSIVSSSAPPLPRLSSSGEECPTALPGSSANSSFSSSSDLAGDGSEAQGGHSQTARTSSSGNLKTSPGGASPKPSAGAIPTPILLASELSGAAARSSPSPKAQPKSSCKENPFNRKPSPVTSPSIKKTPRGPKPARPPAPGHGFPLIKRKVQSDQYVPVEDIYGEMDSIEQQLDELEHRGVELERKLRSMENNADIPEDGLLVDWFKLIHEKHMLVRRESELIYIFKQQNLEQRQADVEYELRCLLNKPEKDWTDEDRVREKVLMQELVTIIEQRNAIVNCLDEDRQREEEEDKMLEAMIKKKEFHKETEAESKKRGKFKPMKVLKLLGNKHESKSKSPKEKS; translated from the exons ATGGTCTCCATGAAGGTCCCCGACTGCCTCAGCATCATGACCTACGTCTCTCAGTATTACAACCATTTCAACAACCCCAACCAAG CCAGAGTCCTCCCGCCTATGAAGCACCCTGCAGTTGCCTCCTCACCTACTCTGCCAGCACACAAACCTGTGCCTGCCTCCGAGACCACATCAGAACCCAAG GATGAGGATGCTGCAGGCCTGGCGGAGCAGTCCCAGCGAACCACCCTGAGCAGCACTTGCGCAGCTTGCCAACAACACGTCCACTTGGTCCAGCGCTACCTGGCTGATGGCAAGCTGTACCACCGCCAGTGCTTCAG GTGTAAGGAATGCTCCAGCACTCTCCTCCCCGGTTCTTACAAGCCTGGACCTGAACTGGGCACGTTTGTGTGCACCCAGCATCGTGGCAAGTTGGGCCTGAGCGGGAGGATGGAGCGCAGACCAAGCCCAGATCTTCAGCACGCAGGGGAAAGCGGAGAGGCTGGGATAGTGAGCACTGGTGCGGAGGAAGAGAACGGAATACTGGAGGAGCACCCATCCGCCGCGGAAGAGATAGGCAAAACGGGGGAGAGGGTAGCTGATGGAGTGGAGAGCGAGATGCCTCTTGCGCAGCCAAAGAACGAAACACTCGCCCCTGCTCCCGGATCTGAAACCTGCTCCCAAACACCCCCCAAACCTCCTGTGCCAGCAAAGCCACCTCTGCTCATGCAAGAGAAGGCTAGCCTGCAACATGGGCAGCTCAAGGAAGCTCGGCCCAAGCCTGCCCCCAGGAAGAGCACAGACACAGCAGCTGCCCTGTCACCGCCAAGCTCCCAGCCTGTTCCGAAGCCCAGAGCCAACGTGCAAAGCGAGGGATCCAGTGAGCCTGGCACTGGACTGGCCAATG GTAGGCCTCCTGAGCCCTGTCCTCCTGTTCCGAAGCCCAGAGGCAGACCCACGTCCTCCGAGCG AACTGGGGAATGCCCGCGGCCCAAAGACCCTCCGTGGATTGCATTGGTCCAGGGAGAGCCCAAGAGGAAGctggcccctccccctcccccgccaggTAGTCGCAAGGAGAGCCCCTCCAGGGTTTCGGAGGAGGCTGAAGGCGGAGAAGGGAAAGCACAAGGCAGGGAAGGCAGGCCCGCTCCGGAGGAGCCCAAGCCGTATAACCCCtttgaggaggatgaggaagagcagcaggaggaggaagaggagggagtcGTCGCGCAACAGAGCACACCAAAGCAAGAGCAGAGTGAGGGCGAGCCCACCTCCAAGGGGGCTCACCCCTGGTACGGCATCACCCCCACCAGCAGCCCCAAGACCAAGAAGCGGCCAGCTCCAAGGGCCCCCAACGCATCCCCTCTTG CTCACCACCCCATCTCCCGACTCTCCCGCTCGGAGCCGTCTTCCTCCACCCCCTCGCCCGCCCTGAGCCTGGAGAGCATCGCATCTGAGTGTTTGGCCAAGGGCGCGGACGACTTGGACGAGACCTCCGTGCCCAAGAGCTCCTCGGAGCCCGCAGTCCACGTCCCGGCCGCCACTTCCATCGTCTCCTCCTCAGCCCCGCCGCTTCCCCGCCTCTCCTCCTCTGGTGAGGAGTGTCCCACGGCCCTCCCCGGCAGCTCGGCCAACTCCTCCTTTTCGTCCTCCAGCGATTTGGCTGGCGATGGCAGTGAGGCACAAGGGGGACATTCACAGACTGCCCGAACCTCCTCATCTGGGAACTTGAAAACCTCTCCTGGGGGAGCCTCCCCCAAGCCTTCGGCTGGGGCCATTCCCACGCCTATCCTCTTGGCCTCGGAGCTGAGTGGTGCGGCTGCCAGGAGCTCTCCATCACCCAAAGCACAGCCAAAG TCATCCTGCAAAGAGAATCCCTTCAACCGGAAGCCGTCGCCTGTCACATCCCCCTCCATTAAGAAGACTCCAAGGGGACCCAAGCCAGCAAGGCCTCCTGCTCCAGGACATGGCTTCCCGCTAATTAAACGGAAG GTTCAGTCAGACCAGTACGTTCCAGTGGAGGACATCTATGGCGAGATGGACAGCATTGAGCAACAGCTGGATGAGCTGGAGCATCGAGGGGTTGAGCTGGAAAGGAAGCTTCGCAGCATGGAAAATAATG CAGATATTCCTGAAGATGGCCTGCTGGTTGACTGGTTCAAGCTCATCCACGAGAAGCACATGCTGGTGCGCCGGGAGTCTGAACTCATCTATAT cTTTAAGCAGCAGAACTTGGAGCAGCGTCAGGCTGACGTGGAGTATGAGCTGCGATGCCTCCTCAACAAACCTG AGAAAGACTGGACAGATGAGGACCGTGTGAGGGAGAAGGTGCTGATGCAAGAACTGGTGACCATTATTGAGCAGCGGAACGCCATTGTCAATTGCTTGGACGAGGACCGGCAAAG ggaagaagaagaggacaaAATGCTGGAAGCCATGATTAAAAAGAAAG AATTTCATAAGGAGACCGAAGCCGAGAGCAAGAAGAGAGGGAAATTCAAGCCCATGAAAGTGTTGAAACTGCTTGGGAACAAACATGAGTCAAAGAGCAAGTCGCCCAAGGAGAAAAGCTAA
- the MICALL1 gene encoding MICAL-like protein 1 isoform X2, protein MSGPRSALQAWCRRQCEGYPGVEIRDLSSSFRDGLAFCAILHRNRPDLLDFNSLSKDNVYENNRLAFEVAEQELGIPALLDPSDMVSMKVPDCLSIMTYVSQYYNHFNNPNQARVLPPMKHPAVASSPTLPAHKPVPASETTSEPKDEDAAGLAEQSQRTTLSSTCAACQQHVHLVQRYLADGKLYHRQCFRCKECSSTLLPGSYKPGPELGTFVCTQHRGKLGLSGRMERRPSPDLQHAGESGEAGIVSTGAEEENGILEEHPSAAEEIGKTGERVADGVESEMPLAQPKNETLAPAPGSETCSQTPPKPPVPAKPPLLMQEKASLQHGQLKEARPKPAPRKSTDTAAALSPPSSQPVPKPRANVQSEGSSEPGTGLANGRPPEPCPPVPKPRGRPTSSERTGECPRPKDPPWIALVQGEPKRKLAPPPPPPGSRKESPSRVSEEAEGGEGKAQGREGRPAPEEPKPYNPFEEDEEEQQEEEEEGVVAQQSTPKQEQSEGEPTSKGAHPWYGITPTSSPKTKKRPAPRAPNASPLAHHPISRLSRSEPSSSTPSPALSLESIASECLAKGADDLDETSVPKSSSEPAVHVPAATSIVSSSAPPLPRLSSSGEECPTALPGSSANSSFSSSSDLAGDGSEAQGGHSQTARTSSSGNLKTSPGGASPKPSAGAIPTPILLASELSGAAARSSPSPKAQPKSSCKENPFNRKPSPVTSPSIKKTPRGPKPARPPAPGHGFPLIKRKVQSDQYVPVEDIYGEMDSIEQQLDELEHRGVELERKLRSMENNDIPEDGLLVDWFKLIHEKHMLVRRESELIYIFKQQNLEQRQADVEYELRCLLNKPEKDWTDEDRVREKVLMQELVTIIEQRNAIVNCLDEDRQREEEEDKMLEAMIKKKEFHKETEAESKKRGKFKPMKVLKLLGNKHESKSKSPKEKS, encoded by the exons ATGTCGGGGCCCCGCAGCGCCTTGCAGGCCTGGTGCCGCCGCCAGTGCGAGGGCTACCCGGGCGTGGAGATCCGAGACCTCAGCAGCTCCTTCCGGGACGGCCTGGCCTTTTGCGCCATCCTCCATAGGAACCGGCCTGATTTGCT GGACTTTAATTCGCTTTCCAAGGACAATGTATACGAGAACAACCGCTTG GCCTTTGAGGTGGCTGAGCAAGAGCTGGGGATCCCTGCCCTGCTGGATCCCAGTGACATGGTCTCCATGAAGGTCCCCGACTGCCTCAGCATCATGACCTACGTCTCTCAGTATTACAACCATTTCAACAACCCCAACCAAG CCAGAGTCCTCCCGCCTATGAAGCACCCTGCAGTTGCCTCCTCACCTACTCTGCCAGCACACAAACCTGTGCCTGCCTCCGAGACCACATCAGAACCCAAG GATGAGGATGCTGCAGGCCTGGCGGAGCAGTCCCAGCGAACCACCCTGAGCAGCACTTGCGCAGCTTGCCAACAACACGTCCACTTGGTCCAGCGCTACCTGGCTGATGGCAAGCTGTACCACCGCCAGTGCTTCAG GTGTAAGGAATGCTCCAGCACTCTCCTCCCCGGTTCTTACAAGCCTGGACCTGAACTGGGCACGTTTGTGTGCACCCAGCATCGTGGCAAGTTGGGCCTGAGCGGGAGGATGGAGCGCAGACCAAGCCCAGATCTTCAGCACGCAGGGGAAAGCGGAGAGGCTGGGATAGTGAGCACTGGTGCGGAGGAAGAGAACGGAATACTGGAGGAGCACCCATCCGCCGCGGAAGAGATAGGCAAAACGGGGGAGAGGGTAGCTGATGGAGTGGAGAGCGAGATGCCTCTTGCGCAGCCAAAGAACGAAACACTCGCCCCTGCTCCCGGATCTGAAACCTGCTCCCAAACACCCCCCAAACCTCCTGTGCCAGCAAAGCCACCTCTGCTCATGCAAGAGAAGGCTAGCCTGCAACATGGGCAGCTCAAGGAAGCTCGGCCCAAGCCTGCCCCCAGGAAGAGCACAGACACAGCAGCTGCCCTGTCACCGCCAAGCTCCCAGCCTGTTCCGAAGCCCAGAGCCAACGTGCAAAGCGAGGGATCCAGTGAGCCTGGCACTGGACTGGCCAATG GTAGGCCTCCTGAGCCCTGTCCTCCTGTTCCGAAGCCCAGAGGCAGACCCACGTCCTCCGAGCG AACTGGGGAATGCCCGCGGCCCAAAGACCCTCCGTGGATTGCATTGGTCCAGGGAGAGCCCAAGAGGAAGctggcccctccccctcccccgccaggTAGTCGCAAGGAGAGCCCCTCCAGGGTTTCGGAGGAGGCTGAAGGCGGAGAAGGGAAAGCACAAGGCAGGGAAGGCAGGCCCGCTCCGGAGGAGCCCAAGCCGTATAACCCCtttgaggaggatgaggaagagcagcaggaggaggaagaggagggagtcGTCGCGCAACAGAGCACACCAAAGCAAGAGCAGAGTGAGGGCGAGCCCACCTCCAAGGGGGCTCACCCCTGGTACGGCATCACCCCCACCAGCAGCCCCAAGACCAAGAAGCGGCCAGCTCCAAGGGCCCCCAACGCATCCCCTCTTG CTCACCACCCCATCTCCCGACTCTCCCGCTCGGAGCCGTCTTCCTCCACCCCCTCGCCCGCCCTGAGCCTGGAGAGCATCGCATCTGAGTGTTTGGCCAAGGGCGCGGACGACTTGGACGAGACCTCCGTGCCCAAGAGCTCCTCGGAGCCCGCAGTCCACGTCCCGGCCGCCACTTCCATCGTCTCCTCCTCAGCCCCGCCGCTTCCCCGCCTCTCCTCCTCTGGTGAGGAGTGTCCCACGGCCCTCCCCGGCAGCTCGGCCAACTCCTCCTTTTCGTCCTCCAGCGATTTGGCTGGCGATGGCAGTGAGGCACAAGGGGGACATTCACAGACTGCCCGAACCTCCTCATCTGGGAACTTGAAAACCTCTCCTGGGGGAGCCTCCCCCAAGCCTTCGGCTGGGGCCATTCCCACGCCTATCCTCTTGGCCTCGGAGCTGAGTGGTGCGGCTGCCAGGAGCTCTCCATCACCCAAAGCACAGCCAAAG TCATCCTGCAAAGAGAATCCCTTCAACCGGAAGCCGTCGCCTGTCACATCCCCCTCCATTAAGAAGACTCCAAGGGGACCCAAGCCAGCAAGGCCTCCTGCTCCAGGACATGGCTTCCCGCTAATTAAACGGAAG GTTCAGTCAGACCAGTACGTTCCAGTGGAGGACATCTATGGCGAGATGGACAGCATTGAGCAACAGCTGGATGAGCTGGAGCATCGAGGGGTTGAGCTGGAAAGGAAGCTTCGCAGCATGGAAAATAATG ATATTCCTGAAGATGGCCTGCTGGTTGACTGGTTCAAGCTCATCCACGAGAAGCACATGCTGGTGCGCCGGGAGTCTGAACTCATCTATAT cTTTAAGCAGCAGAACTTGGAGCAGCGTCAGGCTGACGTGGAGTATGAGCTGCGATGCCTCCTCAACAAACCTG AGAAAGACTGGACAGATGAGGACCGTGTGAGGGAGAAGGTGCTGATGCAAGAACTGGTGACCATTATTGAGCAGCGGAACGCCATTGTCAATTGCTTGGACGAGGACCGGCAAAG ggaagaagaagaggacaaAATGCTGGAAGCCATGATTAAAAAGAAAG AATTTCATAAGGAGACCGAAGCCGAGAGCAAGAAGAGAGGGAAATTCAAGCCCATGAAAGTGTTGAAACTGCTTGGGAACAAACATGAGTCAAAGAGCAAGTCGCCCAAGGAGAAAAGCTAA